The following are encoded in a window of Arthrobacter sp. OAP107 genomic DNA:
- a CDS encoding PAS and ANTAR domain-containing protein, which produces MSLPKTVRAYSSALGPADCVAGTFHYDAISGRLEWSDELYTLHGYGRGEVVPTVELLYAHKHPDDRDRCHDIFMTACEAGGFFCSYHRIIDARVREHRVLTAGEALVEDGRLIAVEGFIVDLTSTLHWETERAAREAVAGALGTRSTIEQAKGILMGVLRIDSEAAFDLLAKYSQDTNIKVASTAADLVQLANSPQQAALLDTFVQELRRPSESPADRQPVKPASP; this is translated from the coding sequence ATGAGCCTTCCGAAAACCGTGCGGGCGTACTCGAGCGCCCTCGGGCCGGCAGATTGCGTTGCCGGCACGTTCCACTACGACGCCATCTCCGGCCGGCTGGAATGGTCGGATGAGCTGTACACCCTCCACGGTTACGGCCGCGGCGAGGTGGTGCCCACCGTGGAGCTTCTCTATGCCCACAAGCACCCGGACGACAGAGACCGCTGCCACGATATCTTCATGACGGCCTGCGAGGCGGGCGGCTTCTTCTGCAGCTACCACCGCATCATCGATGCGCGCGTGCGGGAACACCGTGTCCTCACAGCCGGCGAGGCGCTCGTGGAGGACGGAAGGCTCATTGCTGTTGAGGGGTTCATCGTTGACCTGACCAGCACGCTGCACTGGGAAACGGAACGGGCGGCACGGGAAGCGGTTGCGGGCGCCCTTGGCACGCGGAGCACCATCGAACAGGCGAAGGGCATCCTGATGGGCGTCCTGCGGATTGATTCCGAAGCCGCCTTCGACCTGCTGGCCAAGTACAGCCAGGACACCAACATCAAGGTGGCCAGCACTGCGGCCGACCTCGTGCAGCTCGCCAACAGCCCGCAGCAGGCGGCCTTGCTGGACACGTTCGTCCAGGAGCTCCGGCGGCCGTCTGAAAGTCCTGCAGACCGCCAGCCCGTAAAGCCGGCCAGCCCGTAA
- a CDS encoding DUF1508 domain-containing protein gives MAGMFELFIDAEASFRFQLTAPDGTVMAVSRPFPSKAAAVEGIAAVREYAGMGHVKELAAPPADRHFGSRPHTAVRPLSARVPLKCQGLAG, from the coding sequence ATGGCTGGCATGTTCGAACTCTTCATTGACGCAGAGGCTTCATTCAGGTTCCAGCTCACCGCCCCGGACGGCACCGTGATGGCCGTGTCCCGCCCGTTTCCCAGTAAAGCCGCTGCGGTTGAGGGAATTGCCGCTGTTCGTGAGTACGCCGGCATGGGGCACGTGAAGGAGTTGGCCGCCCCACCGGCGGACCGCCATTTCGGTTCCCGCCCGCACACTGCCGTTCGCCCCCTGTCGGCGCGCGTGCCCCTCAAGTGCCAGGGGCTGGCCGGGTAG
- a CDS encoding metalloregulator ArsR/SmtB family transcription factor, with protein MGDMPDGVIHTEVKADLFKSMGHPARILVLEMLVSGPVTVSNLRDCTGLEASNLSQHLGILRRQRLIVPSRKDGRLFYELTSPEVREVLEAARGLLGTILDGGLRQQDAGSVATPGAAPATALTPAARTAG; from the coding sequence ATGGGTGATATGCCCGACGGCGTGATCCATACCGAGGTCAAGGCGGACCTGTTCAAGTCCATGGGCCATCCTGCACGCATCCTGGTCCTGGAGATGCTGGTCAGCGGCCCCGTCACGGTGAGCAACCTGCGGGACTGCACCGGCCTTGAAGCCTCAAACCTTTCCCAGCACCTCGGCATCCTGCGGCGCCAGCGGCTGATCGTTCCGTCCCGGAAGGACGGCCGCCTGTTCTACGAACTGACGTCTCCGGAAGTACGTGAAGTCCTCGAAGCAGCCCGCGGCCTGCTGGGCACCATCCTCGACGGCGGCCTGCGGCAGCAGGACGCCGGATCCGTCGCCACCCCCGGCGCGGCGCCGGCTACCGCCCTTACACCGGCGGCACGGACCGCAGGCTAG
- a CDS encoding CPBP family glutamic-type intramembrane protease, with protein sequence MVSLAGFVLFALDQSLPGYALLAAALVAAALVDRLLFRDLALVAAGVAIISAVPITTDVSTSHMLVMGSAMIAAVGIPYAVSRFVTKEHAVVFPVWTGQKWTRAEKWYLPAVVVIGYALLPVYMIRTGVYMNWPAVHDPEGIARLFVGTNALGIWDELFFICTCFTLLRRHLPDWQANLLQAVLFTSFLWELGFKAWAPFFIYPFALLQARIFTVTKSLSYIVSVHLLFDFVLFLVLLHAHNRAWIDIFLY encoded by the coding sequence ATGGTCTCGCTGGCAGGCTTTGTCCTGTTCGCGCTGGACCAGAGCCTGCCGGGCTATGCCCTGCTGGCAGCGGCGCTCGTGGCGGCAGCGCTGGTGGACCGGTTGCTGTTCCGCGACCTCGCGCTGGTTGCAGCCGGTGTGGCCATCATCAGTGCCGTGCCGATCACCACCGACGTCAGCACGTCCCACATGCTCGTCATGGGCTCGGCCATGATCGCTGCCGTGGGGATCCCCTACGCCGTCTCGCGGTTCGTGACCAAAGAACATGCGGTGGTGTTTCCGGTTTGGACCGGGCAGAAATGGACGCGTGCGGAGAAGTGGTACCTGCCCGCCGTCGTGGTCATTGGATACGCCCTGCTGCCCGTCTACATGATCCGGACCGGTGTCTACATGAACTGGCCCGCCGTGCATGACCCCGAGGGCATCGCTCGGCTGTTCGTCGGCACCAACGCCCTGGGCATCTGGGATGAGCTGTTCTTCATCTGCACCTGCTTCACACTGCTGCGCCGGCACCTGCCGGACTGGCAGGCCAACCTGCTGCAGGCCGTGCTGTTCACCTCCTTCCTGTGGGAACTGGGGTTCAAGGCCTGGGCGCCGTTCTTCATCTACCCCTTCGCCCTGCTGCAGGCCCGCATCTTCACCGTCACGAAGTCCCTGTCGTACATCGTGAGCGTGCACCTGCTGTTCGATTTCGTGCTGTTCCTGGTGCTGCTCCACGCGCACAACAGGGCATGGATCGACATCTTCCTGTACTAA
- a CDS encoding enoyl-CoA hydratase codes for MTHEYRNILAERRGRVGLVTLNRPQALNALDRTTLEEVVSAVSAMDTDPGVGAVVITGSGKAFAAGADIKEMADKGFLEMYDADWFRGWEDLTRLRIPLIAAVSGFALGGGCELAMMCDFIIAGDNAKFGQPEINLGVVPGMGGSQRLTRAVGKAKAMDMILTGRFIDADEAERSGLVARVVPAADTVEEALKAAEVIASKSKPAAMLAKEAVNAAFETGLAQGVLFERRLFHSLFASEDQKEGMAAFAEKRQPEFRHR; via the coding sequence ATGACGCACGAGTACAGGAACATTCTGGCGGAGCGCCGCGGGCGCGTTGGCCTTGTCACCCTGAACCGGCCCCAGGCGCTGAACGCCCTGGACAGGACCACCTTGGAGGAAGTGGTGTCCGCGGTTTCAGCCATGGACACCGATCCCGGCGTTGGCGCCGTCGTGATCACCGGCTCGGGAAAGGCCTTCGCTGCGGGCGCCGACATCAAGGAGATGGCGGACAAGGGCTTCCTGGAGATGTACGACGCCGACTGGTTCCGCGGGTGGGAGGACCTCACCCGGCTGCGCATTCCGCTGATCGCGGCCGTGTCCGGCTTCGCGCTGGGCGGCGGCTGCGAGCTGGCCATGATGTGCGACTTCATCATCGCCGGCGACAACGCCAAATTCGGCCAGCCCGAGATCAACCTCGGCGTTGTGCCGGGCATGGGCGGCTCCCAGCGGCTGACCCGCGCGGTGGGCAAGGCCAAGGCGATGGACATGATCCTTACCGGCCGGTTCATTGACGCTGACGAGGCAGAACGTTCAGGCCTGGTGGCACGGGTGGTTCCCGCCGCCGATACCGTGGAGGAGGCGCTGAAGGCCGCGGAGGTCATCGCGTCCAAGTCGAAGCCGGCCGCCATGCTGGCCAAGGAAGCCGTCAACGCGGCCTTCGAGACGGGGCTGGCACAGGGCGTGCTGTTTGAGCGGCGGCTCTTCCATTCGCTCTTCGCCTCCGAGGACCAGAAGGAAGGCATGGCTGCTTTCGCCGAGAAGCGCCAGCCGGAGTTCAGGCACCGGTGA
- the mmsB gene encoding 3-hydroxyisobutyrate dehydrogenase: protein MPEESTTPEEAKPRIAFLGLGHMGGPMAVNLVKAGYEVIGFDVVPAALDAARQHGIPTAASAAETIPGADVVLTMFPSGQHVLDAYRGANGDPGLLAAAAPNTMFLDCSTINVDEAREAARLALDAGHRSVDAPVSGGVVGAEAGTLTFMVGALPEDFETVRPLFDVMGKRAVLCGEHGAGQAAKVCNNLILGVSMIAVSEAFVLGEKLGLTHQALFDVASAASGQCWALTTNCPVPGPVPTSPANRDYQPGFAGALMAKDLRLALNALRSTGVAARMGPLASEIYDAFAAEGGAGRDFSGIITDIRDKSGQ, encoded by the coding sequence ATGCCTGAAGAATCAACCACCCCTGAAGAAGCAAAACCGCGCATAGCCTTCCTGGGGCTCGGCCACATGGGCGGTCCCATGGCGGTCAACCTGGTCAAGGCAGGCTATGAGGTCATCGGCTTTGATGTGGTGCCCGCCGCGCTGGACGCCGCGCGCCAGCACGGCATCCCCACCGCCGCGAGTGCCGCGGAAACCATCCCGGGAGCGGACGTGGTACTTACCATGTTCCCGAGCGGGCAGCATGTGCTGGACGCGTACCGGGGCGCGAACGGGGACCCTGGACTGCTGGCCGCCGCGGCGCCGAACACCATGTTCCTGGACTGTTCCACCATCAACGTGGACGAGGCGCGGGAAGCGGCCCGTCTGGCCCTCGACGCCGGTCACCGCTCCGTGGACGCACCGGTTTCCGGCGGCGTGGTGGGCGCAGAGGCGGGCACGCTGACCTTCATGGTGGGCGCGCTGCCGGAGGACTTCGAGACGGTGCGGCCGCTGTTCGACGTCATGGGCAAACGCGCCGTGCTGTGCGGAGAGCACGGCGCCGGCCAGGCCGCCAAGGTCTGCAACAACCTCATCCTGGGCGTCTCGATGATCGCCGTCAGCGAGGCGTTCGTGCTCGGGGAGAAGCTGGGACTGACGCACCAGGCTCTCTTCGACGTCGCGTCCGCGGCGTCGGGGCAGTGCTGGGCGCTCACCACCAACTGCCCGGTCCCCGGGCCGGTGCCCACCAGCCCGGCCAACCGCGACTATCAGCCGGGCTTCGCCGGAGCCCTGATGGCCAAGGACCTCCGGCTTGCACTGAACGCCCTTCGGTCCACCGGGGTCGCCGCCCGGATGGGCCCGCTGGCCTCCGAAATCTACGATGCCTTTGCCGCGGAAGGCGGGGCCGGCCGGGATTTTTCCGGCATCATCACCGACATCCGGGACAAGTCAGGACAGTAG
- a CDS encoding enoyl-CoA hydratase/isomerase family protein has protein sequence MTDPAPNRTPAPAEPVPSEPAPPEQDAVPDQEVLFEQRGKLGVVTLNRPKAVNALTAGMVTAVLAQLTAWADDDTVATVLVQGAGDRGLCAGGDIVAIYRDILAGGDETAGFWADEYRLNSLIEKFPKPYVAFMDGLVLGGGVGISAHGSLRIVTERTRTGMPETTIGFVPDVGGTLLLSRSPGETGTHAALTGAHLTGPDALFLGLADHFVPSGSLADLAVALENESAEDAVVRFAEKPPSSALETQRDWIDACYATDDAEEIVRRLRAAGGEAAAAADTIEAKSPTAVKVTLASLRRSNGLSLDQVLAEEYRVGLHCLAGPDFREGIRAQVVDKDRNPQWRPATLQEVHADDVERYFAPLGDRELVLWEREPDHA, from the coding sequence GACTGACCCTGCCCCGAACCGGACGCCTGCACCCGCAGAACCAGTACCGTCAGAACCTGCCCCCCCGGAACAGGACGCGGTTCCCGACCAAGAGGTGCTGTTCGAACAGCGGGGCAAGCTGGGCGTGGTGACGCTCAACCGGCCCAAGGCAGTCAACGCGCTCACGGCCGGCATGGTCACCGCGGTGCTGGCGCAGCTCACCGCCTGGGCGGACGATGACACCGTGGCCACGGTGCTCGTCCAGGGCGCCGGGGACCGCGGACTGTGCGCGGGCGGGGACATCGTGGCCATCTACCGGGACATCCTCGCCGGCGGCGACGAAACGGCCGGCTTCTGGGCGGACGAATACCGGCTGAACTCGCTCATCGAGAAGTTCCCCAAGCCCTACGTGGCGTTCATGGACGGCCTGGTGCTGGGCGGCGGCGTGGGCATCTCCGCGCACGGCTCCCTCCGGATCGTCACCGAGCGGACACGGACCGGGATGCCGGAGACCACCATCGGGTTCGTGCCCGACGTCGGCGGCACACTTCTGCTGTCACGCTCACCCGGGGAGACGGGCACCCACGCCGCCCTCACCGGCGCCCACCTGACCGGGCCGGATGCGCTGTTCCTGGGGCTTGCGGACCATTTTGTCCCGTCGGGCAGCCTCGCCGACCTTGCGGTGGCGCTGGAAAACGAAAGTGCCGAAGACGCCGTCGTACGCTTTGCCGAAAAGCCGCCCAGTTCGGCGCTGGAGACGCAGCGGGACTGGATTGACGCCTGCTATGCAACGGACGACGCCGAGGAGATCGTCCGGCGGCTGCGCGCCGCGGGCGGGGAGGCCGCGGCAGCCGCAGACACCATCGAGGCGAAGTCGCCCACCGCGGTCAAGGTGACCCTCGCGTCGCTGCGCCGGTCGAACGGGCTGTCGCTCGACCAGGTGCTGGCCGAGGAGTACCGGGTGGGGCTGCATTGCCTCGCCGGACCGGACTTCCGCGAGGGGATCCGGGCGCAGGTGGTGGACAAGGACCGCAACCCCCAGTGGCGGCCGGCCACGCTGCAGGAAGTGCACGCGGACGACGTCGAGCGGTACTTTGCCCCGTTGGGGGACCGGGAACTCGTGCTGTGGGAAAGGGAGCCGGACCATGCCTGA